The sequence GCTGACCGGCCTGTCGGTCCGGCCGGCGGTATTTCGGCGCCTGTTGACCGAATCGGGCAAACTGACGCTCGCGTTCTGGTGGATGCAGGTGCAGGAAGAGGCCTTTCTGCGAGAACAGATTGTCAGGAACGGCAAACAGACCGCGCGCGAAAGAATCGGACATTTCCTGCTGGAACTTTATCGGCGGGTGCTGATTACCGGAGCCGGAACCAGCGAAGGATTTCGCGTTCCGCTGACCCAGGCCATTATCGCGGACGCGCTCGGGCTGACCCCCATTCATACCAACCGGGTTTTACGGCAGCTGGAGCGGGACGGACTGCTGGCGCGCGACCATGGCTGGATCCTGTTCAAGGACGAAGCGCGGCTTGCCGAAATCAGCCAGTTCGATTCCAGCTATTTCCACCTCGATGCCTTCCGGATGCGGCTGGGCCGCGAATAAAAATTGACTGTTGGGGAACTCTATGCGCATCCTGACGTTGAATATATCGAACCATTAAAGGGAGTTCAAAATGAAAAAGATTGCAATTGCGGCAGTAATGACCGCTGGACTGGCACTTTCCGCCTGTGAAGCGAATGTTACCGAAGAAGGCGAAATGCCCTCCATGGATGTCGATGTTTCCGGTGACGCAGGCCAGTTGCCTGAGATCGACGTTGAAACAGCCGACGTAGAAGTCGGCACTGAAGAAGTCACCGTTGACGTTCCTGATGTCGACGTGAAGATGCCTTCCGAAGAATAGTCTTTCCAGACCAACAGACACGAATGGCCAGGCATCATGTCCTGGCCATTTTTTTGCGTCTTTCGCCTGTGTTCATCAAACGGTGCCTGATCCGGAGGGTCAGGCTGATGCGCAACAATATGGGGAGGGTGGCTGGGAAATCTGTCCGTTGGTAAACGGGGGGGATACGAAGGGCCAAATTTCCCAGCCGGTTTTTGAGGAATGAAAGTAACGCCGGGTCATGGGTCAACATCCATTCAAACCAGTCAACGGCCAGGATCAACATTGGTTCCCGACAAGTTGCAATTTTTTTTAGATTTTTTGAAATCATTGCAAAATGGGCGGATTGCCGGCCTGTTTCATTGAGCGAGCCCGGGGAATGCAAGCGGACTGTTCCTTCTGCGGAACGGGAATGCACTGCATCGGAATGCAACCAAATGACGTTCCGCGCGTCTTTTGAGCAGAACGTTACCGATGGAGATATTATGACCGACATTTTTACCCGCCTCAAACAGGATCATGATCGTCACCGCGAAATGCTTGAACGCGTAGCCGACACCAGCGGCGATACGAAGGAGCGACGTCAGTCCTTCGAGCAGCTGCGGATTGATGTGTCCGCGCATGCCAACGCCGAGGAACAGTCTCTCTACGCCGAAATGCTCGCCCGGCCCGACTTGCAGGACAAGGGCCGCCATTCGGTTGCGGAACACAAGGAAGCCGACGACTATTTCGAGGATCTGGTCGATATGGATTTCAGCAGCACCGGATGGCTCGCCCGGTTCAAGACGCTCAAGGAGCGGCTCGAGCACCATATGGACGAGGAAGAGAATGAAATTTTCGCCGCCGCCAAGGAAGACCTGAGCGAAGAGCGTGCGGAAGAGTTGGCCAGGATTTTTGACGAGCGCAAACCTGAAGAGAAGCAGGAAGTCGCCTGACCTATTGAACCGAACGGGGGGAATATGATGCTGAATGAATGGACGACCACGGGGTGGGAGCAGATCGCATTGATCGCGCTCTCCGCCGCCGCGATGTATGTGACTGTAATTCTGCTGACCCGGCTGGCCGGAGTCCGCAGCTTTTCCAAGATGAGCGGCTTTGACTTTGCCGTAACCGTAGCGATCGGGTCGGTCCTGGGATCCGTCATCCTGTCCAAAAACCCGCCGATTACCCACGGTATCGCGGCGCTTGTTTTCTTGTTCGGACTACAGATCGGCATGGCGATTTTGCGAAGCCGCTTCCCCCGCCTGCAACTTCTGGCTGACAACAAGCCGCGGCTCATCATGATCGGCGGAGAAATCCAGCATGACCAGCTCCGGAAAGCCAAGATGACCGAGGATGATCTCTGGGGAAAGCTGCGCGAGGCAAATGCTATCAATTTTTCGCAGGTACTGGTGGTGATCGCCGAGACCACCGGCGATGTGTCGGTCCTGCATGCCAAAGACAAGAATGAGGAAATTCAGCCGGAACTGTTGAAGGGCGTGATTGCCGGTGACCGCTATCGTGCCGCCCGGCCACGCTAGACGTTGTCCAGTCCGCGGTAAACCACCGGCAATATTGCCGGTGGTTTATGATCCGCCGGGTTCACTGTCGCAAGATGTGCGGTAACTAGCGAACGGTGACCGTAACGGCCCGGCGATTCTTCTGCCATGCCGTTTCATCGGATCCCAGAGCGTCCGGCCGTTCCTTGCCGTAGCTGACTACCGATATTCTCGAGAGCGCGACGCCAAGCGTCGAGAGATAATTTTTCGCGGCATTGGCGCGGCGTTCTCCGAGCGCGAGGTTATACTCGCGGGTGCCGCGCTCGTCACAATGGCCTTCCACACGGATACGGACGCTGGGGTTGGCGATCAGCCAGGCCGCCTGGCTGCGCAATATCTGCTGGTCCTCGCTGTCGACATCGCTGCGGTCGGTTTCAAAGAAGATCCGGTCCGAGGCCACATTGGCCAGGAAATCTTCCTGGCTGCCCTTGATCGGGCCGCCGGGCGCGCTGTTATAGTCCATATTGTCGCCCGGTGCAGGGGGCAGGCCTTCCGGGGCCTTCTTGCTGCAGCCCGACAGGGCCAGAGCCGCAACCAGCAGCGGCATCGAGATCAATTTTACGGAAACGCGGGAGTGGGACATTTGGTAAAACCTTTTGACTGTTACAGGAGCCTTTTAGGTCGGTTTTGCCAAAGCAATTACCACGGATTTTATATGCCCCGCTCATCCACGGAGGGGCATATAAAATCCGTGGTAACGGCGTTATCAGGGCCATTGTAGAACCGGCTTGTCCCCGCGAGGGGCATCATGAACCAAAAGAAGCCCTCTGTGATGGCGCGGGCATTTGCTCACCCCGACAAATCCCGCGTCATCCAACCTTCAATGTTCGAAATCAATATCCAGTCGATAGCCAACGCCCGGTTCGGTCAGCAGATATTCCGGCTGCGATGAATCATATTCCAGCTTCTGGCGGATCAGCGCCATATAGGAGCGCAGATACTGGGTATCGATCGTCGGATCATTCCACCCGGCCAGCAGCAGCTGGCGATGGGTCACCACCTGACCGGCGTGTCGTGCCAGCGTTTCCAGCAGATCGAACTCCTTGGGCGAGAATTTGATTTCGTCGCCCATCAGGAAGACCTTCCGTTTGAGAAAGTCGATCCGCAGGTGCCGCGATTCAAACTCCTGGCTTTTGACCGCTTCGTTCTTCTTCCGCCGTACGGCCGCCCGGATTCGCGCCAACAACTCTTCGATATTAAACGGCTTGTTGATGAAATCATCGGCCCCCTGATCCAGCGCGGCGACTTTCTCTGCCTCCTGGTGGCGGGCGGACAGGATCAGAATCGACAGGGCGTTGAGGTCGAGCAGTTTGGCGATGATCTCCTTGCCGTCGGCATCGGGCAATCCGAGGTCGAGCAGGATGATGTCGAATACGGTCTCTTTCGCCTTTTTCAGCGCTTCGGCCGCTGTCCCGGCGGAATCGACGCCATAGCCCTGCGCGATCAGCACCGGTTGCAGCGAGCGGATGAGCGCGGTCTCGTCGTCAACCAGCAATATTTTCACGTTCATTGGCCATTGCTTTCTATGGGGGAGGCGGATGCCGGAAGCCTGACGATGATCTTTGTTCCCTTGCCCATTTCCAGCGGACTGTGAGCGGAGATATCGCCACCGAATGCCCGGGCAAAGCCCGCGGCAATCGACAGGCCGAGACCGTGGCCTTCCTTGCGGATATTTTCCGCCGAACGGTAGAAGCGGTCGAAAACCCGGTTCAGTTCGGAGGCGGGAATGCCGCAGCCCTGATCCGCTATGGCGATCTCGACCTGCCCGGCCTGCTTGTGTCCGGTCACCAGTACCGGCGCTGCGTCCGGACTATATTGGATCGCATTTTCCAGAATATTGTAGAACAGCTGCTCCAGCATGACCGGATTGGCGCGCACCGTACACGCGTCGAACGGCAGGCTCTTTATGACCTCCCGCCCGCTATGGTGCATTTTCACCGTGTTGACCGCCGAGCCCAGCATCTCCATCAGGTCCAGGCTCTCCAGCTGGTCGGGCGATATGCCCGCCTGCAGCCGGCCCAGATTGAGCAGGTTGGTGGTATAGCGGTTCAGCCGTTCGCACTGGTCCTGAATGATCGTCAGCATTTCCTTGCGCGAGGCCTCCGGCAGCGTATCGCCATAGGAGGCAAGGCTCGACGCGGATGCCGAGATCGCCGCCAGCGGCGTGCGCATGTCGTGGGATATGGAGGAAAGCAGCGCGGTCTTGAATTCCTCCGACCGGCGCATGGCCTCCGCTTCGGATTTCTGGTGGAGCAGGACAAAGCGGTCGATCGCCATGCTCAGCAAATTCAGCACCGCATCAAAGTCGATCTTGCTCAGCCGCTTGGATTTCTGCGCATCCCGGCTGCAGATCAGCAGACCCACGCGGCGCCGCGAGGAGGACAGAAGATAGGCGGTTTTCTGGTCCTGCAACAGGCCCCATTCGCCTTGCCCGACCGCTTGCCGGGCCTCTGCCAGCCATTGCGCCTTGCCCTCGACCGCGATCCACTCCTCGTCGCTGATCGCGTATATTTCAAATTCCCCCGATGAATCGAATATGCCGGTCTGGACGATGGCGCGGTCGATATCCTCCAGATGCACGGCGGTCTGCAACTGGTTGCTGATGGCGAGCAGCAGATTGATTTTCTGCTGGGCAATTTCGGCGGCGCGGGCCCGGTCGTTGATCCGGCCGGCCAGCGCCCCGGACAGCAGCGCGCTCAGATTGAAAGCGACCAGCGGGATATATTCGTCGGAGGTGGTGACACCGAAATCGAGCAGGGGTTCGCTGAAGAAGAAATTGTAGAAGAAAGAGGCGCCGATACCGGCCAGCAGGCCGCCGCGCAGGCCGTTTACCGCACCGATGATGGTCACGGCGGACACGTAGATCAGCGCGGCGCTGACCGGCCGGTCGGCGCTTTGCGCGACATAGGTGGCCAGGGTCCCGGCGACAAAGACCGCCAGTCCGACGAACAGCGAGACATAGCTGCGCGAGCTGTCCGACGACAGGCGATTGAATATTCGCGGGATCATGTTCTGCATCGGCGGGTCCATAGGGGCGACATAGCGGAATTTCCGGAAAGCGGCATGCACGGATTTTCTATGCCGGCTGCCAACGGGATTTCAGCCCGGCCAGGAAAAGGACAGGCGGTCTTCCCCGGTGGTTCGGGCGGCGGCATCGAAGCGGCGCTCCAGCATGGATCCGTTGCCCGCATGGTCAATCGCGACAATCGTGCTGCAGCGCGTTCCGTAGACCGGATTTTCAATGAATATCCCGGAACTGGCCGGTTCCAGCTGCGCCGGCCTCGGGCCTGTTGCGTCTTGCGCCAGCGGATATGTTGATCGGTCGGTCAGCAGGTCAAGCAGCGTGGCCGGCTCCGTCGACGCGCTCTGCAACCAGCCCTGCAGGGCCGCATTGAGATGCCCGGCCTTCGCCCAGGGACTGTCCAGCGAACCGTTGGAGAGTCCATGGATACCCGGCTCGAGCCCGCGGCTGACACTGTCCGGCCGGTTGGAATGGATCAGGGCCTTGCCAGCCTCGATGGTGATCAGGTTGAACGGGTTGAAGTCCGAAAAATGCACCGCATCGAGATCGGCATAAACACCCTCGCCAGCCAGAAAGTCCCTGAGCAGGTCACCGCGCGACGCGCGTCCGGCGTCGGGCGCGCCATAGCCGCTGAGATTGGTGACCACGGCAAAACGACCCTGTTCGGAGATGCCGAGCCAGGTCCCGCCGGCCTGCACGTCTTTCCCCGCCAGCAAATGGTCGTGGTTTTCCCACCGGGCCAGCGGTTTTGCGGGGCGACCGTGCATCTCGTCCCGGTTGCCGATCGCGACAAGTTTCCAGTGGGGATGGGCCTGCCACGCTAGGGAAATGATGCACATCGGGCGGCAATAGCAAAGCCGCGCTTCTTTGCGAATATATTGTCCCGGCAAGTCTCCTTTTTACCAAAAATAAAAACAGGGTCACACGGGTCACACCCCCTAAAGCGGAAAAAGCTTTGGTCGCGTGCGGGGGTTATTCTGACCTCCGGCTAACGGTTTCCATTAGGGAGGAGCGAGGCGCAGAGCGGCGATTTCGGGGCGGATCAGCTGTGACCATGTTGCTGCTTTACCATAGGCCGGGGGCTGTAGGAAAGGCGCGGGTCGCCGGCTGGAACGAATCGCCTATCACCATCGTCTGTCCCCCCGGCTCGCGCGAAGCCGCGATGCAGAAGGGCTTGCCTCTCCTACTTCCTGCGCTGCGCGGATGCTGTGAGGGTCAGGGTGCGAAAGGTCTTGCGCAAATTTGAATCACAACGGCAGTTCACATTTTGTCCGATTAGTGCACAGTCACCGCCATTGAAGCCGGGACCACGGCAGCAGAGGAAAGAGGGCAATATCATGAAACTGGGTCACGACACCGCATTGCAGGCCTTTCGCGAGAAGATACGATCCTATTTCCAGCATGACTATCCGCAGGATATCCTGGCAAAAGTTGCTTCGGGTGCAAGCCTGACCACCGCCGAGGTCCGCCGCGCCGAGATGGCGCTGGGCGAGCGGGGCTGGCTGGCGAGCGCTTGGCCGGAGGAATATGGTGGTCCGGGCTGGTCGATCGAGGAACAATATATTTTCGACGAGGAGCTGGAGCGGGCCGGAGCGCCGACGGTGACGCCTATGGGTGTCGTCTATGTCGGTCCGGTGATCTACACATTTGGCAGCGACGAGCAGAAAGCCCGCTGGCTGGGCGGGATTGGTGACGGGTCGGTCGGCTGGGCGCAAGGTTATAGCGAACCCGAAGCGGGCTCCGATCTGGCCTCCCTGCAATTTTCCGCGGTCCGGGACGGTGACGAATATATTCTTAACGGCACGAAAATCTGGACCTCGGCGGCCCAGCATGCGGACTGGATCTTCCTGCTGACCCGCACCGCGCGCGAAGCGAAGAAACAGATGGGCATCACCTTCATCTGCTGCAAGCTCGACCAGCCCGGCGTGACGGTGAAGCCGATCATCACCATCGACGGTAAATATTATCTCAGCCAGTGCGATTTTGTCGATGTCCGGGTTCCCGTCGGCAACCGGATCGGCGAGGAGGGCAAGGGCTGGTCCTATTCGCAATATCTGCTGGGCAACGAGCGCACCTCCTACGCGCGAATCGGTGGCAAGCGGAAGCAACTGGCCGATGTCCGTGCGATCGCGTCGCAAATTCCGACCGGCGGCAACCAGCGGCTGATCGATGACGGCTTTTTTGCGAGCCGCCTGTGCGAAGCGGAAACGCGGCTCGACGCGCTGGAAATCACCGTGCTCCGGGTGCTGACTGCGGTCCGTGATGGCGGGACGCCGGGCAACGAGGCCTCGATCCTCAAGATCATGGCGACCGATCTGGCGCAGGACATCACGACCCTGTTTCTGGAAGCCGCGGCCGAGCACGGCAACCGCAAATTTGCCGACAGTGTCAGTCCGGAATGGACCGGGAATGCCGCCTTCGCCGCGCCCGGCGTGGCCAATTATTTCGGCACCCGCGCGCAGAGCATCTATGGTGGCACGAATGAAATCCAGCGAAACATCATCGCCAAAAGGGTCCTGGGGCTCTAGCCGCTATTGCCCTGTTCTAAAGCGACGGGACCAGCCAGCTGCCACCGACGCACAGGACATTGTCCATCGCCAGCCATTGGGGCGCGGTGGCTTCGCTGATCCCGCCGGTCGGGCAGAACAGACATTGTCCGAACGGTCCGCTCAGCGCCTTGAGTGCGGCTATGCCGCCCGCTGCCTCGGCCGGGAAAAATTTGAAATGGTTCAGACCGAGATCCAGCCCGCGCATGATGTCACCCGCAGTGGCGACGCCGGGGAGAAAAGGGATATCGGCGGCAATCGCGGCCTGGCCCAGCCGGTCGGTCAATCCGGGCGAGACGATGAATTCGGCGCCTGCGTCGATGGCTGCAGCAAGCGCGTCAGGATTGGTGACAGTGCCGGCGCCGACGATTGCACCCGCAACCTGTTTCATTTCCGCAATGGCTTCCAGCGCACAGGCCGTCCGCAATGTCACTTCGAGCACCGGATAGCCGCTGCTGACCAGCGCTTCGGCCAACCGCTTCGCGCGGGCAAGATCGTCGATGACCAGCACCGGAATGACCCTGGCCCGACGCATCAGCTGCTCGATCGGTCTGATCTGCCCGGTCATGCGCCATGTTCCTGGATGAAGGCCGCAGCCGCACCGAGCAGGCCAGGTTCGGGATGGGTGATCAGCTTGACCGGCAGGCTTTCCATCAACCCGCGGTAACGGCCCTTGGACGTGAAACGGTCGGCAAAACCGGACGCGGCGACATGATCGGTCAGTCTGAGGCCCAGGCCACCGGCCAGTACGACCGCACCGGCGCCATGGGCCAGCGCGATGTCCCCGGCCACCGATCCCAGTGCCAGAAAGAAACGGTCGAGCGCAGCGATGGCGATGCTGTCGTGACCTTCCAATGCCAGTTTCCACAGCAGCTTGTCGTCGCCGGCGGGCATCGGCCGGTTTTCCATGTCCGACAGCACTTCGAATATGGCGCGCAGGCCAGGTCCCGATACGATGCGCTCGACCGACACCCGGCCATGCACGGCGCGCAGCGTTTGCAAGATGCGGTCTTCGACGGCATCGCGCGGAGAAAAATCGCAATGGCCCGCTTCTGTCGCCAGGACCTGGTGCTTGCCGTCCGTGCAGACCAGCGCCGCCACGCCCAGACCGGTGCCCGGGCCTATCACGCTGATCACCCCGGATTGCGGCAGCGCTATGTCCGGCCCGGCAATATGCATGAACCGGTCGCTGCCGACCAGAGCAACGGCATGGGCGACCGCCGCGAAATCATTGACCAGAGTATAGCGGTCTACCGCCAGTTTCTCGCAGATTTGTGGCGGTCTGATGATCCACGGATTGTTGGTGAGATTGATCAGCTCGTCGTTGATCGGAGCGGCAACGGCAATGGCCGCGGCGCGGGGTAGCGGTCGGTCCAACTGCTCGCCAAAGACTTCCCATGCAATCTGGAAACTCGGATGGTCGGCGGTCGCCAGCGTTATCGGTTCCGAGAGCGATGCGATAGCGCCATTCTCTACGTCCGCGATGGCAAAGCGGGCATGGGTGCCGCCGATATCGGCTACGACAATCTCGGCCATGTCTAGAGTCCCGCCTCGGCCAGCATCGCCGAGCCGCCTTTTTCCGCCGGATCGCTGTGATGGCGCATCATCGCGAACAGTTCGCGGCCGGTGCCCATGGCGGGCGGCGGTGGCGCGGCCTGTTCGCGGGCCTCCCATTCTGCCGGATCGACCAGCGCAACAAGCTCGCCTTTCGCCGCGCAGACCCGCACCCGGTCGCCGTCCCGCAGCTTGCCCAGCGGGCCGCCGTGATAGGCCTCCGGCGAAATATGGATCGCCGCGGGTATCTTGCCGCTGGCTCCGGACATGCGGCCATCGGTGACGAAAGCGACCTTATAGCCCTTGTCCTGCAACACGCCGAGCGGCGAGGTGAGCTTGTGCAGTTCCGGCATGCCATTGGCCGCCGGTCCCTGAAAGCGGACGACAACGATGACATCGCGATCCAGCTTGCCGTCCTTGAAGGCCGCGACCACATCATTCTGGTCGTGGAAAATGGCCGCCGGCGCTTCGATCGTCCAGCGGACGGGGTCGACCGCGCTGACCTTCATCGTCGCCCGGCCGAGATTGCCCTGCAGCAGCTTCATGCCGCCATCCGCCTTGAAAGGACTGTGCACCGGACGCAATATCGTGTCGTCGGCGCTCTGTTCCCGGGCATCGTCAAAGCGCAATATATCCCCTTCGAGGACCGGCTGCCTTGCGCCCTCGGACAGCGAGCGACCGTAGACGGTCATGATATCATCATGCGCCAGGCCCGCCCCGATCAGCTCGCGGATGACATAGGGCATGCCGCCCGCGGCGGTGAAATGGTTCACGTCGCCCGCACCATTGGGATAGACACTGGCGATCAGCGGCACGGCTGCGGACAGCTCGTCCATATCGTCCCAGTCGATCATTATTCCGGCGGAGCGGGCGATGGCGGGAAGGTGAATCACATGATTGGTCGAACCGCCGGTGGCGAGCAGGCCGACCACGGCGTTGACAATGGCTTTTGCGTCGATGCAGCGGCCCAGCGGGCGGTAATCGTCACCCGCCCAGCCATTGCGGGTCAGCTGATGCGTCGCGGCACGGGTCAGTTCCTGGCGCAGCTTGGTGCCCGGATTGACGAAGGAGCTGCCGGGCATATGCAGGCCCATCATCTCCATCATCATCTGGTTGCTGTTGGCAGTGCCGAAGAAAGTGCAGGTCCCCGCGCCATGATAGCTGGCGCTTTCCGCTTCGAGCAATTCTTCCTCGCCCACCTTGCCCTGGGCATATAGCTGCCGCACGCGGACCTTTTCCTTGTTGGCGAGACCCGACGGCATCGGTCCGGCGGGGATCAATAGGGTCGGCAAATGGCCGAAGCGCAGCGCGCCTATCAGCAGTCCGGGTACGATCTTGTCGCAGATGCCGAGCAGCAGCGCGCCTTCGAACATGCCGTGGGACAGGGCGACCGCCGTGCCCATCGCGATCACGTCGCGGCTGAAAAGGGACAGTTCCATGCTGTCCTGCCCCTGGGTAACCCCGTCGCACATCGCCGGCACGCCGCCGGCAAC comes from Sphingorhabdus sp. YGSMI21 and encodes:
- a CDS encoding Crp/Fnr family transcriptional regulator, producing the protein MAQKALLRRISFYADLDEADQQVIMDIEGREQTFDKNSEIVDAGQELDSVLIVKEGWAIRYKTLEDGRRQILNILLPGDFFDLQVLVAAEADHSVKTVTQLTGLSVRPAVFRRLLTESGKLTLAFWWMQVQEEAFLREQIVRNGKQTARERIGHFLLELYRRVLITGAGTSEGFRVPLTQAIIADALGLTPIHTNRVLRQLERDGLLARDHGWILFKDEARLAEISQFDSSYFHLDAFRMRLGRE
- a CDS encoding hemerythrin domain-containing protein, which produces MTDIFTRLKQDHDRHREMLERVADTSGDTKERRQSFEQLRIDVSAHANAEEQSLYAEMLARPDLQDKGRHSVAEHKEADDYFEDLVDMDFSSTGWLARFKTLKERLEHHMDEEENEIFAAAKEDLSEERAEELARIFDERKPEEKQEVA
- a CDS encoding YetF domain-containing protein; translation: MMLNEWTTTGWEQIALIALSAAAMYVTVILLTRLAGVRSFSKMSGFDFAVTVAIGSVLGSVILSKNPPITHGIAALVFLFGLQIGMAILRSRFPRLQLLADNKPRLIMIGGEIQHDQLRKAKMTEDDLWGKLREANAINFSQVLVVIAETTGDVSVLHAKDKNEEIQPELLKGVIAGDRYRAARPR
- the pal gene encoding peptidoglycan-associated lipoprotein Pal, whose translation is MSHSRVSVKLISMPLLVAALALSGCSKKAPEGLPPAPGDNMDYNSAPGGPIKGSQEDFLANVASDRIFFETDRSDVDSEDQQILRSQAAWLIANPSVRIRVEGHCDERGTREYNLALGERRANAAKNYLSTLGVALSRISVVSYGKERPDALGSDETAWQKNRRAVTVTVR
- a CDS encoding response regulator transcription factor, with translation MNVKILLVDDETALIRSLQPVLIAQGYGVDSAGTAAEALKKAKETVFDIILLDLGLPDADGKEIIAKLLDLNALSILILSARHQEAEKVAALDQGADDFINKPFNIEELLARIRAAVRRKKNEAVKSQEFESRHLRIDFLKRKVFLMGDEIKFSPKEFDLLETLARHAGQVVTHRQLLLAGWNDPTIDTQYLRSYMALIRQKLEYDSSQPEYLLTEPGVGYRLDIDFEH
- a CDS encoding ATP-binding protein; the protein is MQNMIPRIFNRLSSDSSRSYVSLFVGLAVFVAGTLATYVAQSADRPVSAALIYVSAVTIIGAVNGLRGGLLAGIGASFFYNFFFSEPLLDFGVTTSDEYIPLVAFNLSALLSGALAGRINDRARAAEIAQQKINLLLAISNQLQTAVHLEDIDRAIVQTGIFDSSGEFEIYAISDEEWIAVEGKAQWLAEARQAVGQGEWGLLQDQKTAYLLSSSRRRVGLLICSRDAQKSKRLSKIDFDAVLNLLSMAIDRFVLLHQKSEAEAMRRSEEFKTALLSSISHDMRTPLAAISASASSLASYGDTLPEASRKEMLTIIQDQCERLNRYTTNLLNLGRLQAGISPDQLESLDLMEMLGSAVNTVKMHHSGREVIKSLPFDACTVRANPVMLEQLFYNILENAIQYSPDAAPVLVTGHKQAGQVEIAIADQGCGIPASELNRVFDRFYRSAENIRKEGHGLGLSIAAGFARAFGGDISAHSPLEMGKGTKIIVRLPASASPIESNGQ
- a CDS encoding NRDE family protein, with product MPGQYIRKEARLCYCRPMCIISLAWQAHPHWKLVAIGNRDEMHGRPAKPLARWENHDHLLAGKDVQAGGTWLGISEQGRFAVVTNLSGYGAPDAGRASRGDLLRDFLAGEGVYADLDAVHFSDFNPFNLITIEAGKALIHSNRPDSVSRGLEPGIHGLSNGSLDSPWAKAGHLNAALQGWLQSASTEPATLLDLLTDRSTYPLAQDATGPRPAQLEPASSGIFIENPVYGTRCSTIVAIDHAGNGSMLERRFDAAARTTGEDRLSFSWPG
- a CDS encoding acyl-CoA dehydrogenase family protein, with amino-acid sequence MKLGHDTALQAFREKIRSYFQHDYPQDILAKVASGASLTTAEVRRAEMALGERGWLASAWPEEYGGPGWSIEEQYIFDEELERAGAPTVTPMGVVYVGPVIYTFGSDEQKARWLGGIGDGSVGWAQGYSEPEAGSDLASLQFSAVRDGDEYILNGTKIWTSAAQHADWIFLLTRTAREAKKQMGITFICCKLDQPGVTVKPIITIDGKYYLSQCDFVDVRVPVGNRIGEEGKGWSYSQYLLGNERTSYARIGGKRKQLADVRAIASQIPTGGNQRLIDDGFFASRLCEAETRLDALEITVLRVLTAVRDGGTPGNEASILKIMATDLAQDITTLFLEAAAEHGNRKFADSVSPEWTGNAAFAAPGVANYFGTRAQSIYGGTNEIQRNIIAKRVLGL
- the eda gene encoding bifunctional 4-hydroxy-2-oxoglutarate aldolase/2-dehydro-3-deoxy-phosphogluconate aldolase, whose amino-acid sequence is MTGQIRPIEQLMRRARVIPVLVIDDLARAKRLAEALVSSGYPVLEVTLRTACALEAIAEMKQVAGAIVGAGTVTNPDALAAAIDAGAEFIVSPGLTDRLGQAAIAADIPFLPGVATAGDIMRGLDLGLNHFKFFPAEAAGGIAALKALSGPFGQCLFCPTGGISEATAPQWLAMDNVLCVGGSWLVPSL
- the glk gene encoding glucokinase; this encodes MAEIVVADIGGTHARFAIADVENGAIASLSEPITLATADHPSFQIAWEVFGEQLDRPLPRAAAIAVAAPINDELINLTNNPWIIRPPQICEKLAVDRYTLVNDFAAVAHAVALVGSDRFMHIAGPDIALPQSGVISVIGPGTGLGVAALVCTDGKHQVLATEAGHCDFSPRDAVEDRILQTLRAVHGRVSVERIVSGPGLRAIFEVLSDMENRPMPAGDDKLLWKLALEGHDSIAIAALDRFFLALGSVAGDIALAHGAGAVVLAGGLGLRLTDHVAASGFADRFTSKGRYRGLMESLPVKLITHPEPGLLGAAAAFIQEHGA
- the edd gene encoding phosphogluconate dehydratase translates to MTLHPVVEKVTERIIARSAKSRKAYLDLIDRARDAGVHRPTLSCGNLAHGFAASGADKPVIRSGKAMNIGIVTAFNDMLSAHQPYGRYPEQIKIFAREAGATAQVAGGVPAMCDGVTQGQDSMELSLFSRDVIAMGTAVALSHGMFEGALLLGICDKIVPGLLIGALRFGHLPTLLIPAGPMPSGLANKEKVRVRQLYAQGKVGEEELLEAESASYHGAGTCTFFGTANSNQMMMEMMGLHMPGSSFVNPGTKLRQELTRAATHQLTRNGWAGDDYRPLGRCIDAKAIVNAVVGLLATGGSTNHVIHLPAIARSAGIMIDWDDMDELSAAVPLIASVYPNGAGDVNHFTAAGGMPYVIRELIGAGLAHDDIMTVYGRSLSEGARQPVLEGDILRFDDAREQSADDTILRPVHSPFKADGGMKLLQGNLGRATMKVSAVDPVRWTIEAPAAIFHDQNDVVAAFKDGKLDRDVIVVVRFQGPAANGMPELHKLTSPLGVLQDKGYKVAFVTDGRMSGASGKIPAAIHISPEAYHGGPLGKLRDGDRVRVCAAKGELVALVDPAEWEAREQAAPPPPAMGTGRELFAMMRHHSDPAEKGGSAMLAEAGL